CGGGGAAATTAGCCTCATGAAAGCCGAGACGAAACCACCCACTGTCCCAAATAAGCTCTACTTCAAATGGGACAGGTTTTAAGGCCGATGAAATCAGCGTTTTTCGGCACTCAATTTCAGAGGGTTCAATTGGGACACTTAGGGAGGGGGCTTGGCGTACAAAAATGTCCCAATCGTGTAGTCACCCCCCTTTCTGTTTCGCAACCATTGATGAAGGTTATGTAAATGCAACATAGCTGTCAAGCGAGAATTTGGGAGCCGCAAGACGCCCACAACGCTCCCCAGGTACAGCGAACACCCCTGCCACCTCCCCTAGCCGTACGACTCTGTCGGGGGGATTCACCACCCTTGTAGCTGGCAGTCAGCCAACTTTAAATGCATCTTTACATACCGTCTAGACGGTATGTATATTTGTGGAATGGCCAGAACGAAGCACCCCGAACTGACTCGCGCCGCGCTTGTTGACGCTGCCCGACGTGTTCTCCGCACCCATGGCGCCACCTTGTCTCTGGAGGCTGTTGCTCAGGAGGCCGGCGTCAGCAAGGGGGGCCTCCTGCACCACTACCCTTCCAAGGAACGGCTATTGCAGGCCCTGGCGCATGCCCTGATTGAACAGTTCCATAGTCTGCTCCAGGCCGCCCACGCCAAAGAACTTGCTCTCCACGGCGATGCTCCGGGTGCCTGGCTCAGGGCCTATATCGAGCTCAGCTTCGTCGTGGATGAAGAGGTCGATGCGCTCACCGTTGCGCTGGCGCCACTGTCCGTGCTCCCTGAACTGCTCCGCGGCTTGCAGGAGGCACAACGCTTCCTCATTACCGATGCCGAGGCAGACGGCTTGCCCGCCGGACGCGCCCATGC
This region of Deinococcus fonticola genomic DNA includes:
- a CDS encoding TetR/AcrR family transcriptional regulator, which codes for MARTKHPELTRAALVDAARRVLRTHGATLSLEAVAQEAGVSKGGLLHHYPSKERLLQALAHALIEQFHSLLQAAHAKELALHGDAPGAWLRAYIELSFVVDEEVDALTVALAPLSVLPELLRGLQEAQRFLITDAEADGLPAGRAHAIRLACDGLWAGRSSGLPDLDDLQRAALKEELLSWTRR